A DNA window from Moorella thermoacetica contains the following coding sequences:
- a CDS encoding YgiT-type zinc finger protein, with protein sequence MKNDQSICPVCGGTLEEKLIQLDFRYKGRLIVIEGVPAQVCKDCGEQLISARTSKDIDVLLDSDIKPIKQINVPVLPFRHIAQA encoded by the coding sequence ATGAAGAACGACCAAAGTATTTGCCCAGTATGCGGGGGAACGCTAGAAGAGAAACTAATCCAGCTTGATTTTCGTTATAAAGGCCGATTAATCGTGATAGAAGGAGTACCGGCCCAGGTTTGTAAAGACTGCGGTGAACAATTAATTTCCGCCAGGACTTCCAAGGATATAGATGTTCTATTGGATTCGGATATCAAACCAATTAAGCAAATTAATGTGCCGGTATTGCCATTCCGCCATATTGCCCAAGCTTAA
- a CDS encoding copper amine oxidase N-terminal domain-containing protein: MIPTKVMEADTMPRKINLLIAFLLAVTLALAAGGVAEAKNLNVDFTIGYNVFGYTTPEDTTKSVNCKMDVAPFIENDRAYVPVRYLAYGLGVAEKDVNWDEASQTVALSMDGTTLELQVGSKTLYVNGKPQEMDVAPLMRDDRVFLPARFVAETFGYEVGYDDGPDKIVGIYLPQK; encoded by the coding sequence TTGATTCCTACCAAAGTAATGGAGGCTGATACCATGCCCCGTAAAATTAACCTTCTCATTGCTTTCCTCCTGGCCGTGACGCTGGCCCTGGCGGCCGGGGGCGTGGCGGAAGCGAAGAATTTAAACGTTGATTTTACGATAGGTTACAACGTTTTTGGATATACAACTCCAGAAGACACAACCAAATCTGTAAATTGCAAGATGGATGTGGCACCCTTCATCGAGAACGACCGTGCCTATGTGCCCGTGCGCTACCTGGCCTACGGCCTGGGTGTGGCGGAGAAGGACGTAAATTGGGATGAGGCAAGCCAGACCGTTGCTTTAAGCATGGATGGCACCACGTTGGAGCTCCAGGTGGGCAGCAAGACCCTCTATGTCAACGGCAAGCCCCAGGAAATGGACGTGGCCCCGCTGATGAGAGACGACCGTGTGTTCCTGCCAGCCAGGTTCGTGGCCGAGACGTTCGGGTACGAGGTTGGTTATGATGATGGTCCCGATAAGATAGTGGGCATTTATCTGCCGCAGAAGTAA
- a CDS encoding cyclic lactone autoinducer peptide, whose protein sequence is MKRIMIIMVATLFTIFAFANVAAASGPWGYQPEVPAKLLK, encoded by the coding sequence ATGAAACGCATTATGATTATTATGGTAGCCACGTTGTTTACCATCTTTGCCTTTGCTAATGTTGCTGCAGCCTCTGGACCCTGGGGCTACCAGCCCGAAGTCCCTGCCAAGTTATTGAAATAG
- a CDS encoding cyclophilin-like fold protein: MRICITFNNNITVPAELNDSETARKIQDALPLAGRVNTWGHEIYFSIPVKAGLEKGATEVMEIGDIAYWPPGHALCLFFGPTPASVDDKPRAASPVNKIGRFEADSHILKQVPDGARVEIKEA; the protein is encoded by the coding sequence ATGCGCATTTGCATAACTTTTAATAACAACATTACGGTACCTGCCGAACTAAACGACAGTGAAACCGCCAGGAAAATCCAGGACGCCCTTCCCCTGGCCGGCAGGGTGAATACCTGGGGCCACGAAATCTACTTCTCCATTCCGGTAAAGGCAGGCCTGGAAAAGGGTGCTACAGAGGTAATGGAAATTGGCGACATCGCCTACTGGCCTCCGGGTCATGCTTTATGCCTCTTTTTCGGCCCGACTCCGGCCAGTGTCGATGATAAGCCTCGAGCGGCCAGCCCGGTAAATAAAATCGGGCGTTTTGAGGCAGATAGTCATATTTTAAAGCAAGTTCCTGACGGTGCCAGGGTGGAGATAAAGGAAGCATGA
- a CDS encoding AAA family ATPase — protein sequence MFFKGPDEVGERLSRVGYLAGNNVKVAIYLADILQKPVLVEGPAGVGKTELAWALARATGTRLIRLQCYEGLDESRALYEWNYQKQLLYLQAQHGAWSEVQKDLFSEEFLLPRPILKAFLSPEPVTLLIDELDKSDEEFESFLLEALADYQVSIPEYGTVRARAVPMVVITSNRVRELSDALRRRCLYLYLDFPGREEELAILRLKLPHLPPSLASGIVNFVQGLRGRGLKKPPGIAETLEWAQVLQALKVEDLNEEVIGSTLPVLIKKQEDLALVQSRPGWYA from the coding sequence TTGTTTTTTAAGGGTCCCGACGAGGTTGGGGAAAGGCTGTCCCGGGTTGGCTACCTGGCCGGCAATAACGTTAAGGTGGCGATCTACCTGGCAGATATCCTGCAGAAACCGGTGCTGGTGGAAGGCCCGGCCGGGGTGGGCAAGACGGAACTGGCCTGGGCCCTTGCCCGGGCGACCGGTACCCGGTTAATCCGCCTCCAGTGTTACGAGGGACTGGATGAAAGCCGGGCTCTTTATGAGTGGAACTACCAGAAGCAGCTTCTCTACCTGCAGGCGCAACACGGCGCATGGTCGGAAGTCCAGAAGGACCTCTTCAGCGAGGAGTTTTTATTACCCCGGCCCATCCTGAAGGCCTTCTTGAGCCCGGAACCGGTTACCCTCCTCATTGATGAGCTGGATAAAAGCGATGAAGAGTTTGAAAGCTTCCTCCTGGAGGCCCTGGCTGACTACCAGGTTTCCATACCGGAATACGGTACTGTCAGAGCCCGCGCTGTGCCCATGGTGGTTATTACCAGTAACCGCGTCCGCGAATTGAGCGATGCCTTGAGGCGACGCTGCCTCTATCTCTACCTGGACTTCCCCGGTCGCGAAGAGGAACTGGCTATTTTACGCCTGAAGCTACCGCACCTGCCGCCTTCCCTGGCCTCCGGCATAGTTAATTTTGTCCAGGGACTGCGGGGCAGGGGGTTAAAAAAGCCGCCCGGTATCGCGGAAACCCTGGAATGGGCGCAGGTGTTACAGGCCCTCAAGGTTGAGGACTTAAATGAGGAAGTAATTGGCTCTACCCTGCCGGTTTTGATTAAAAAACAGGAAGACCTGGCTCTGGTCCAGTCCCGGCCGGGGTGGTATGCTTAA
- a CDS encoding nucleotidyltransferase domain-containing protein has protein sequence MNNKIVYSMVKRIQEKFNPEKIIVFGSWARGEAGPDSDVDILVIMDCTREQKREIQAAIRKELREFKVPKDIVIASPEDINKYKDAWWTVYHPALEEGKVLYEQ, from the coding sequence ATGAATAACAAAATAGTTTATTCTATGGTCAAACGTATACAGGAAAAGTTTAATCCCGAAAAAATAATAGTTTTTGGCTCCTGGGCGAGGGGTGAAGCTGGGCCGGATAGCGATGTTGACATCCTAGTTATCATGGACTGCACGCGGGAACAAAAGCGGGAGATACAGGCAGCCATCAGGAAGGAACTACGGGAGTTTAAGGTTCCTAAAGATATTGTAATTGCTAGCCCGGAGGACATAAACAAGTATAAAGATGCCTGGTGGACCGTTTACCATCCTGCCCTTGAAGAAGGGAAGGTTCTTTATGAACAGTAG
- a CDS encoding DUF4258 domain-containing protein translates to MDIEKIRDKIRKGQYRLTVHAAIRSKERGITTGDMEAAILNGEIIEEYPNDKPFPSYLIYGHTLSGLPLHVVCSLAPISDIITLYLPDEKKWIDYKVRRKE, encoded by the coding sequence TTGGATATAGAGAAAATCCGGGACAAAATAAGAAAGGGGCAATACCGTTTAACAGTCCATGCTGCAATTCGTTCCAAGGAGCGGGGAATTACAACTGGCGATATGGAAGCCGCTATATTGAATGGAGAAATTATCGAAGAATATCCCAACGATAAACCTTTTCCAAGTTACCTTATTTACGGTCACACACTTTCCGGGCTGCCGTTACATGTAGTTTGCAGTTTGGCGCCCATAAGCGATATTATCACCCTCTACCTTCCGGATGAGAAAAAGTGGATAGATTACAAAGTCAGGCGAAAGGAGTAA
- a CDS encoding HEPN domain-containing protein, which produces MPGGPFTILPLKKGRFFMNSREREQEALKWQDRARRDLRVAKMLFYDKEPEFDLACYLSQQCAEKSLKALLIRLGIRFAYKHDLDYLVGLLPPEDQEKFYNTRLEWLSGWVTEGRYPGDAAGATREDAQRAIEIAEAIYNNVSKALRSE; this is translated from the coding sequence ATGCCTGGTGGACCGTTTACCATCCTGCCCTTGAAGAAGGGAAGGTTCTTTATGAACAGTAGGGAGAGGGAACAAGAAGCCTTGAAATGGCAGGATAGGGCGAGAAGGGACCTGCGGGTGGCGAAGATGCTTTTTTATGATAAAGAACCGGAATTTGATCTGGCTTGTTACTTATCACAGCAATGTGCCGAAAAAAGTTTGAAAGCCCTCTTAATCCGCCTTGGGATAAGGTTCGCTTATAAACATGACCTTGATTACCTGGTGGGGTTATTACCACCGGAGGATCAAGAGAAATTTTATAACACAAGATTGGAATGGCTAAGCGGATGGGTTACTGAAGGCCGTTATCCTGGAGACGCAGCAGGAGCAACCAGGGAAGATGCCCAAAGAGCAATTGAGATAGCAGAAGCTATATACAATAATGTTTCCAAGGCTTTGCGAAGCGAATAA
- the sigK gene encoding RNA polymerase sporulation sigma factor SigK produces MEAGFVALVALSVLKGISLLLSYISNNAFPQPLSEEEEQKYLELWLQGDQKARNILIEHNLRLVAHITKKFENTGEDTEDLISIGTVGLIKAINTYNKAKGTKLATYAARCIENEILMHLRTLKKTRGEISLYDPIGVDREGNEIALIDILGSEQDVAEMVESSYEQQRVRQKISTLTPRERKVLEMRYGLWHGLRRTQRDIARKMGISRSYVSRIEKPAHIHTTS; encoded by the coding sequence ATGGAAGCAGGTTTTGTTGCTCTGGTTGCCCTTTCTGTTTTAAAGGGCATTAGTTTACTACTGTCGTATATCAGCAATAATGCCTTTCCCCAGCCCCTGTCTGAAGAAGAAGAGCAAAAATACCTGGAACTCTGGCTGCAGGGCGATCAAAAGGCCCGTAATATTCTAATTGAACATAACCTGCGCCTGGTGGCCCACATAACCAAAAAATTTGAGAACACCGGTGAGGATACCGAAGATCTGATATCCATAGGCACCGTTGGGCTTATAAAAGCTATTAACACTTATAATAAGGCTAAAGGCACCAAACTGGCCACCTATGCAGCCCGTTGCATAGAGAATGAGATCCTCATGCATTTAAGGACCCTTAAAAAGACACGGGGAGAAATTTCCCTCTATGACCCAATTGGCGTTGACCGCGAAGGCAATGAGATCGCCCTCATCGACATTCTAGGCTCGGAACAGGACGTAGCCGAAATGGTAGAATCTTCTTACGAACAGCAAAGAGTGCGGCAAAAGATAAGCACCCTCACCCCTAGGGAGAGAAAGGTTCTGGAGATGCGTTACGGGCTATGGCATGGTTTACGCCGCACCCAGAGGGATATAGCCAGGAAGATGGGCATTTCCCGTTCCTATGTTTCCCGCATCGAGAAGCCTGCTCATATACATACAACTTCCTAA
- a CDS encoding sensor histidine kinase — protein sequence MLRLVERESEAEKVMVRLEEAEKLITTLRSKHHDFVNHLQVILGLIQLKMDNDAADYIKSLSKDLIQIEKLVSLKRPEVAALISSKLASLSYLQASLDVNTSLAELSISPDKLVSILGNLLDNAIYETSFYKDKWIKMRIDQEDEWFIFEITNPGTIAPEIRERIFEPGFTTKGQEGSGMGLFIVKNLVRECGGTISFDSRDDDIMTVFTVRLPKIPMEYGN from the coding sequence ATGCTTAGACTGGTTGAAAGGGAAAGTGAAGCCGAGAAAGTAATGGTAAGGTTAGAGGAAGCCGAAAAATTAATTACCACCTTGAGGTCTAAACATCATGATTTTGTGAACCATTTACAGGTAATCCTGGGACTTATTCAATTGAAGATGGATAATGATGCTGCCGATTATATTAAAAGTCTATCAAAAGATCTAATTCAAATTGAAAAACTTGTTTCCTTAAAAAGGCCGGAAGTTGCCGCCCTTATTAGCAGCAAGCTGGCAAGTCTGAGTTATTTGCAGGCGTCGTTAGATGTGAATACTTCTTTGGCCGAGTTGTCTATCTCTCCAGATAAGCTGGTAAGTATTCTTGGCAATTTGCTTGATAATGCTATTTACGAGACGAGCTTCTATAAAGATAAATGGATTAAGATGAGAATCGATCAGGAAGATGAGTGGTTTATTTTTGAAATAACAAACCCGGGTACTATTGCACCTGAGATCCGAGAAAGGATTTTTGAACCGGGATTTACAACCAAGGGACAGGAAGGATCGGGGATGGGTTTATTTATTGTTAAAAATCTGGTGAGGGAATGCGGTGGAACTATTTCCTTTGATTCACGTGATGATGATATAATGACAGTATTTACGGTCAGATTGCCAAAAATTCCTATGGAGTATGGAAACTGA
- a CDS encoding LNS2 domain-containing protein, protein MWWPEVGEKNPFVPVHIQVSELDILAKLGHEIVYLTSRPVLAIDLTRAWLAAHGFPRGSIVFLPRGHKKFFALYYSIDLVFEDDPAEVLQLQKAVGRVLVPAWPYNLNTKGRGIKAFTSWREIVGYIDCFRQLRMVL, encoded by the coding sequence ATGTGGTGGCCAGAGGTGGGGGAGAAGAACCCGTTTGTACCGGTGCACATACAGGTATCAGAACTGGATATTCTTGCGAAGTTGGGGCATGAAATCGTGTATTTGACAAGCAGGCCCGTCCTGGCAATCGATTTAACCCGGGCATGGCTTGCTGCCCATGGCTTCCCGCGCGGTTCTATTGTTTTCCTGCCCAGGGGACACAAAAAGTTTTTTGCGCTTTATTACAGTATTGACCTGGTTTTTGAGGATGACCCGGCAGAGGTGCTTCAATTACAAAAGGCGGTTGGAAGGGTATTAGTTCCGGCGTGGCCTTATAACCTGAATACTAAAGGGCGCGGAATTAAGGCTTTTACCTCGTGGAGAGAGATTGTGGGTTACATAGATTGTTTCCGTCAATTACGTATGGTACTATAA
- a CDS encoding accessory gene regulator ArgB-like protein, translating into MSNSKFLDRVAFYLANESGRDAEVILFGMRLFFTSASGYVALIILASLLGILPYALAAAITASIFRIFSGGAHASSPLRCNLIGVGVFLTLGFISNLFPYVQSLIYLPIIIAIIGIYVIYRYVPAETPGKPVSSQVQRKYLRAISFSLLSLWSGISFWGLSSPGEFFETKTVLASCFGMAWQLFTLTPIGFKIVGGMDSLFKFSMERRG; encoded by the coding sequence ATGAGTAACAGTAAGTTTTTGGACAGAGTGGCATTTTATTTAGCCAATGAGTCCGGACGAGATGCTGAGGTAATTTTGTTTGGAATGCGCTTATTTTTTACAAGCGCTTCCGGTTATGTCGCCTTAATAATTCTCGCTTCATTGTTGGGTATACTCCCATATGCCTTAGCAGCAGCTATTACTGCTTCTATATTCAGGATTTTTTCTGGCGGTGCCCATGCTTCTTCTCCATTAAGATGTAATTTAATTGGAGTGGGCGTTTTTTTAACCCTTGGATTTATATCAAATTTATTTCCATATGTTCAGTCGCTGATTTATCTCCCGATTATTATAGCTATTATTGGTATATACGTCATATACCGATATGTTCCTGCAGAAACCCCTGGAAAGCCGGTTTCCTCGCAAGTGCAAAGAAAATACTTGAGAGCCATTTCCTTTTCTTTGTTAAGTCTTTGGAGTGGCATAAGTTTTTGGGGATTAAGTTCACCAGGTGAATTTTTCGAAACCAAGACGGTTCTAGCAAGCTGTTTTGGTATGGCATGGCAGCTATTTACCCTTACACCCATCGGTTTTAAGATAGTAGGAGGTATGGACAGTTTGTTTAAATTTTCTATGGAAAGGAGGGGATAG
- a CDS encoding VWA domain-containing protein: MDTIPEVLQEIATLLRAGGIEVTLAEMVDAVRGWQTTPGAYWPEVLQVTLVKRYEDLKPLAALLSLTGSHGWPEQPACKNRGMASGQATRHAGGQLPVQDVMAALFNGSDKDLNDLAEQAIDLLGELNAEALDHLEGKVREARLALNWHMVRHRLRVMESEGRQEAREAQQRLQLLAAIIRRNLELRLVQEFGPEAMLAILRTYNLAEKGWSELAEGDLAVMRPYLKKLGRYLGNKYSWRYRPAHRGKIDLRRTVKEACRHGGVPWQLRYRDRRRERPVLFVLGDISGSVAPFSVFMLELIYAMQHAFRQVRTFVFVDDLAEVTNAIRESQDAGAMEQVARFARCSVSGYSDFGRVFKLFLERYGEVLTPETTILILGDARNNWRQPEVDSFAAICRKAGKVVWLNPQPEASWNTMDSSMALYAPFCHAVRECSNLKQLIAIAREGL; the protein is encoded by the coding sequence ATGGATACAATTCCGGAAGTCCTGCAGGAGATAGCTACCTTATTGCGCGCCGGGGGTATAGAGGTGACCCTGGCGGAAATGGTGGATGCTGTACGGGGCTGGCAGACCACCCCGGGGGCTTACTGGCCGGAGGTTTTGCAGGTAACCCTGGTCAAGAGATACGAGGATTTGAAGCCCCTGGCGGCCTTGCTCTCCCTCACCGGCAGCCATGGCTGGCCGGAACAGCCTGCCTGTAAGAACAGGGGTATGGCTTCCGGGCAGGCTACGCGGCACGCAGGCGGGCAGTTGCCGGTCCAGGACGTAATGGCAGCTCTTTTTAATGGTTCTGATAAAGACCTCAACGACCTGGCGGAGCAGGCCATCGACCTGCTGGGAGAATTGAATGCCGAAGCTCTGGACCACCTGGAGGGTAAGGTAAGGGAAGCCAGGTTGGCTTTAAACTGGCATATGGTCCGCCACAGGTTAAGGGTTATGGAAAGCGAGGGGCGGCAGGAGGCCCGGGAGGCCCAACAGAGGTTGCAGCTATTGGCAGCGATTATTCGCCGGAACCTGGAGTTGCGCCTGGTGCAAGAGTTTGGTCCTGAAGCCATGCTGGCTATTCTCCGTACCTACAATCTGGCCGAAAAAGGATGGAGCGAGCTGGCTGAAGGGGATCTGGCCGTTATGCGACCGTATTTAAAGAAACTGGGTCGCTATCTGGGAAATAAGTATTCCTGGCGTTACCGGCCCGCTCACCGGGGGAAGATCGACCTGCGCCGCACTGTTAAAGAAGCCTGCCGGCACGGCGGCGTTCCCTGGCAACTCCGCTACCGCGACCGTCGCCGGGAGAGGCCGGTCCTTTTTGTCCTGGGCGACATTTCAGGTTCGGTAGCGCCCTTTAGCGTCTTTATGCTGGAATTGATCTACGCCATGCAGCATGCCTTTCGCCAGGTCCGGACCTTTGTTTTTGTTGATGACCTGGCTGAAGTTACCAACGCCATCAGGGAATCGCAGGACGCCGGGGCCATGGAGCAAGTGGCCCGTTTCGCCCGCTGCTCGGTTAGCGGTTACTCCGACTTCGGGCGTGTCTTCAAGCTGTTTCTGGAACGCTATGGAGAGGTTTTAACCCCTGAGACTACAATTTTAATCCTGGGCGACGCGCGCAATAACTGGCGGCAACCGGAGGTCGATAGTTTTGCAGCTATTTGCCGTAAAGCAGGAAAGGTAGTATGGCTGAACCCGCAACCGGAAGCCTCCTGGAATACCATGGATAGCTCCATGGCTCTTTATGCCCCCTTCTGCCACGCTGTCAGGGAATGCTCGAATCTAAAGCAGCTAATTGCCATTGCCAGGGAGGGGCTTTAA
- a CDS encoding patatin-like phospholipase family protein, which translates to MRFGLALGGGGLKGIAHLGVLRVLEENGLKPDLVVGTSAGSIAAALYGAGLLPAVSSISNLPLLNAFALENHRLTGLPLGLLNGGTIEGMLKRTIGNRRLSEMQPTTAAVTCDLTTGETVIYTGARPVKPLPPDFVIGGDVPAWQAVRASISIPALFAPYRIGSRLLVDGGLTDNVPADIAHYLGAEIIIAVDLGCGISNRNFHHAGEVLLQSLDIISRRNTSLTLRLYADLILEPIKKPVSFWDASQFSNLVNAGMEETRKQLPKIRRLLGH; encoded by the coding sequence ATGCGTTTTGGCCTCGCCCTGGGAGGCGGGGGGCTAAAGGGAATAGCTCACCTTGGCGTCCTGCGCGTCCTGGAGGAAAACGGCCTGAAGCCCGACCTCGTAGTCGGGACCAGTGCGGGTTCCATCGCCGCCGCCCTCTATGGCGCCGGTCTCCTGCCTGCCGTTAGTTCCATTAGCAATCTCCCCCTTCTAAACGCCTTTGCCCTGGAAAATCACCGCTTGACCGGGTTGCCCCTGGGTTTACTTAACGGTGGTACCATCGAAGGAATGCTAAAACGAACCATTGGTAATCGTCGTCTCTCGGAAATGCAGCCCACCACCGCAGCCGTGACGTGTGATCTGACCACCGGCGAAACCGTTATTTACACTGGCGCCCGGCCTGTTAAACCTCTGCCGCCGGACTTTGTCATAGGTGGTGATGTCCCCGCCTGGCAGGCTGTCCGGGCTAGCATATCCATACCGGCTCTCTTCGCCCCCTACAGAATCGGTTCCCGTCTCCTGGTGGATGGCGGCCTGACGGACAATGTCCCGGCCGACATCGCCCATTATCTGGGTGCCGAAATAATTATCGCCGTCGACCTGGGTTGCGGTATATCCAACCGGAATTTCCATCACGCCGGTGAGGTTCTCCTCCAGAGCCTGGACATTATCAGTCGGCGTAACACCTCTCTTACCTTACGTCTCTACGCCGACCTGATCCTTGAACCTATCAAAAAGCCTGTAAGTTTCTGGGACGCAAGCCAGTTTAGCAACCTGGTAAATGCCGGCATGGAAGAGACCCGGAAACAGCTACCCAAAATTCGCCGGCTCCTGGGGCATTAG
- the clcA gene encoding H(+)/Cl(-) exchange transporter ClcA, with protein sequence MARVETVLQEHSVPEGILLRRYSYLLRFLCTGALAGAGAGLVGAAFRLALTEGDLWRNSLLTWAKGIPLWGWLALPFLGALAGGLAGWLTSLAPETAGSGIPHVEAVLINLRRLVWWRVIPVKFIAGALAIGAGLSLGPEGPAVQMGAAAGKAVSDGFGRSKTEELHLIACGAGAGLAAAFNAPLAGVVFVLEELRRNFSPYALGGALVASVVADMVSRHILGPLPTFRLIEAWPVLPLTTLPVFLVLGVLAGILGAVFNWSLLASLELGDRLNRFPRWLRALLILFLAGILGYFLPEVLGGGHLLAEEALAGKVAWTLIPLLFVVKFLLTMISNSAGVPGGIFLPLLVLGALLGSLVGQVSGLLIPAFQGMVPAFAMIGMAAYFVAILRLPLTGVVLIIEMTGSYRHIVLLLFTCMIAYLVVETLGSRPAYEMLLERDLARARVEAEPSPVGKMLMLDFAVEAGSDACGRLVRDLELPPDCLLVTIRRKGREIIPRGNTSIQEGDHLAVITPEERAAEICHELSGVTRCKFQQKLQRF encoded by the coding sequence ATGGCACGTGTGGAAACTGTACTGCAGGAGCATTCGGTACCAGAGGGTATACTATTAAGAAGATATAGTTACCTTCTTCGCTTTTTATGTACGGGAGCCCTGGCGGGAGCGGGCGCCGGACTGGTGGGCGCGGCCTTCAGGCTGGCCCTGACGGAAGGGGACTTATGGCGTAATAGCCTCTTGACATGGGCCAAGGGAATACCGCTGTGGGGCTGGCTGGCACTGCCGTTCCTGGGTGCCCTGGCGGGAGGCCTGGCCGGCTGGTTGACCAGCCTGGCGCCGGAAACAGCCGGGAGCGGTATCCCCCATGTGGAAGCAGTTTTAATTAACCTGCGCCGGTTGGTATGGTGGCGGGTCATACCTGTAAAATTTATAGCCGGGGCCCTGGCCATCGGGGCCGGGTTATCCCTGGGACCGGAAGGCCCGGCGGTCCAGATGGGGGCGGCCGCCGGCAAGGCGGTAAGTGACGGTTTTGGCCGCTCGAAAACCGAGGAACTGCACCTTATCGCCTGTGGTGCCGGGGCCGGCCTGGCAGCGGCCTTTAATGCCCCCCTGGCGGGAGTAGTCTTTGTTCTGGAAGAACTAAGACGCAACTTCTCTCCCTATGCCCTGGGTGGAGCCCTGGTAGCCTCCGTTGTGGCGGACATGGTATCCCGGCATATCCTGGGACCTTTACCTACTTTCCGGTTAATTGAAGCCTGGCCGGTATTACCATTAACTACCCTGCCGGTATTCCTGGTTTTAGGGGTGCTGGCGGGTATCCTGGGGGCCGTCTTTAACTGGTCCCTCTTAGCCAGTCTCGAACTGGGGGATAGATTAAACAGGTTCCCTCGCTGGTTGCGGGCCCTGCTGATCCTTTTTCTAGCAGGTATCCTGGGCTATTTTTTACCAGAGGTTCTGGGGGGCGGGCACCTGCTGGCGGAAGAAGCCCTGGCCGGAAAGGTCGCCTGGACCCTCATCCCCCTTCTCTTTGTGGTCAAGTTTCTCTTGACTATGATTAGTAACAGCGCCGGCGTTCCTGGGGGCATCTTTTTGCCCCTGCTGGTACTGGGGGCTCTATTGGGTTCCCTCGTGGGACAGGTAAGCGGGTTGCTAATCCCCGCCTTTCAAGGCATGGTCCCGGCTTTTGCCATGATCGGTATGGCTGCCTATTTTGTCGCCATTCTGCGCTTACCCCTCACTGGGGTAGTTTTAATAATCGAGATGACTGGCAGCTACCGGCATATAGTGTTGCTCCTCTTTACCTGTATGATTGCTTACCTGGTGGTAGAGACCCTGGGGAGCAGACCAGCCTATGAAATGCTGTTGGAGCGTGACCTGGCCAGGGCCAGGGTAGAGGCTGAACCATCTCCGGTTGGCAAGATGTTAATGCTGGACTTTGCCGTTGAGGCTGGCTCTGATGCCTGCGGTCGCCTGGTAAGGGACCTGGAACTGCCTCCGGATTGCCTGCTGGTTACTATCCGCCGCAAGGGCAGGGAAATAATTCCGCGTGGTAATACCAGCATTCAGGAAGGAGATCACCTGGCGGTGATTACCCCTGAAGAACGGGCGGCAGAAATCTGCCATGAATTATCAGGGGTAACCCGTTGTAAGTTCCAGCAGAAATTGCAACGATTCTGA